One Phycisphaerae bacterium RAS2 DNA window includes the following coding sequences:
- the cysK1 gene encoding O-acetylserine sulfhydrylase: MARLYQNITETIGRTPLVRINRIIQSKADVYAKLEFFNPLSSVKDRIGVSMIRAAEAAGKITARTHIIEPTSGNTGIALAFVCAAKGYKLTLVMPESMSMERRQLLRALGADLVLTPPAEGMPGAIAKAQELAAQTPGSFMPQQFDNPANPEVHRKTTAVEIWEDTDGRADVLISGIGTGGTITGTGEVLKQKKPGFKCIAVEPEESPILTQHRAGQPLQRGKHAIQGIGAGFVPGILNTDIYDEIVRVNSADSMAWARRAAKEEGILCGISSGSALCAADQVARRPDMAGKLIVVILPSSGERYLSTALFQQE; encoded by the coding sequence ATGGCACGGCTGTACCAGAACATCACGGAAACCATCGGGCGTACGCCGCTCGTGCGGATCAATCGGATCATTCAGTCCAAGGCCGACGTGTATGCGAAGCTGGAGTTTTTCAATCCGTTGTCGAGCGTGAAGGATCGCATCGGTGTTTCGATGATTCGTGCGGCCGAGGCGGCGGGAAAGATCACGGCCCGGACGCACATCATTGAGCCGACCAGCGGGAACACGGGCATCGCGCTGGCGTTTGTGTGCGCCGCAAAGGGCTACAAACTGACGCTGGTGATGCCCGAGTCGATGAGCATGGAGCGGCGGCAGTTGCTTCGGGCGTTGGGGGCGGACCTCGTGCTGACGCCGCCGGCCGAGGGGATGCCCGGGGCGATCGCGAAGGCGCAGGAGCTGGCGGCCCAAACGCCCGGCAGCTTCATGCCGCAGCAGTTCGACAACCCGGCCAACCCGGAGGTTCATCGCAAGACTACAGCGGTAGAAATATGGGAAGACACCGACGGCCGCGCCGACGTGCTCATCTCCGGCATCGGCACGGGTGGGACGATCACGGGCACCGGCGAGGTGCTGAAGCAGAAGAAGCCGGGGTTCAAGTGCATCGCCGTCGAACCGGAGGAAAGCCCGATCCTGACGCAGCACCGCGCAGGCCAGCCGCTGCAGCGCGGCAAGCACGCGATTCAGGGGATCGGCGCGGGATTCGTGCCGGGGATATTGAATACAGATATTTACGATGAGATCGTGCGCGTGAACTCGGCCGATTCGATGGCCTGGGCGCGGCGCGCGGCGAAGGAAGAAGGTATCCTTTGCGGCATCTCATCCGGCTCGGCGTTGTGCGCGGCCGACCAGGTGGCGCGGCGTCCGGACATGGCCGGCAAGCTGATCGTGGTGATCCTGCCCAGCAGCGGCGAGCGGTACTTGAGCACGGCGCTGTTTCAGCAGGAGTGA
- the ttgI gene encoding Toluene efflux pump outer membrane protein TtgI precursor, translating to MRRHVGLIHSHWFMGVAILTLSAAPGCMLGPNFEKPAPPMQQEWMDPNHPGIQRGPAEVTQWWDVFNDPDLNILIQQAYENNPSLHAAAVRVLQAQAARGIAVGLLFPQQQTATGSASWTQSSENAGAPRPETSDIAGRLGWIRDPAGKLGERAFGNPGIDNRFGNWDMFGLNVGWELDLFGRYRRGIESADAAVLATLANYDDVLVSLIAEVATEYVLLRTLEEQLEIVRQNLAIQKEGQAVVQNRRDAGTATELDLAQSQALVFETESLIPATEASIQQTRVALCTLLGMPPQDISTLVGRKRPIPAAPEKVNLGIPADLLRRRPDVRRAEHVLASQCANIGIAMTDLYPRFSLVGDIGLSAQHFPDLFRGNSFQVFAGPSVRWAILNYGRLENNVRVQDAAFQALLGEYENLVLRAQGEVERASAGLVGAQRQIAPLTSSVEAAARAVRVAQEQYKGGIADYIRVLVAQQFLISEQSRLVGTRGAAAQNLVTLYRALGGGWELREGKDLVPPRIKDQMKNRTNWDGMLDADRFDTPAPVIAP from the coding sequence ATGCGACGCCATGTCGGACTGATTCATTCTCACTGGTTCATGGGTGTCGCTATTTTGACACTCTCGGCGGCCCCCGGCTGCATGCTCGGCCCGAACTTCGAGAAACCCGCGCCCCCCATGCAACAGGAATGGATGGACCCCAATCACCCCGGCATCCAGCGCGGCCCCGCGGAGGTCACCCAATGGTGGGACGTCTTCAACGACCCCGATCTGAACATCCTCATTCAGCAAGCCTATGAGAACAATCCATCGCTGCACGCCGCAGCCGTCCGCGTGCTTCAGGCGCAGGCAGCGCGGGGCATCGCTGTCGGCCTCCTCTTTCCCCAGCAGCAGACCGCAACCGGCAGCGCGTCATGGACCCAATCGAGCGAAAACGCCGGAGCGCCCCGGCCGGAGACAAGCGACATCGCCGGTCGACTCGGCTGGATTCGCGACCCGGCGGGCAAACTGGGCGAGCGCGCGTTCGGCAATCCCGGCATCGACAATCGATTCGGGAATTGGGACATGTTCGGCCTGAACGTCGGCTGGGAGCTGGACCTGTTCGGTCGATACCGCCGCGGCATCGAATCCGCCGACGCCGCCGTGCTGGCGACGCTCGCGAATTACGACGACGTGCTGGTCAGCCTCATCGCCGAAGTCGCCACCGAGTACGTCCTGCTTCGCACACTGGAAGAGCAACTCGAAATCGTGCGGCAAAACCTGGCGATTCAAAAAGAGGGGCAGGCCGTCGTGCAGAATCGCCGTGACGCCGGCACCGCGACGGAACTCGACCTCGCCCAGTCGCAGGCGCTCGTCTTCGAAACCGAATCGTTGATCCCGGCCACGGAGGCCAGCATTCAACAGACGCGCGTGGCGCTTTGCACGCTGCTTGGAATGCCGCCGCAGGACATCAGCACGCTCGTCGGTCGCAAGCGACCCATTCCCGCTGCGCCCGAGAAAGTCAATCTCGGAATCCCCGCCGATCTGCTCCGCCGCCGCCCCGACGTGCGCCGCGCGGAGCACGTCCTGGCCTCGCAGTGCGCCAACATCGGTATCGCGATGACCGATCTCTATCCGCGCTTCTCGCTCGTCGGCGACATCGGCCTGTCAGCCCAGCATTTTCCCGACCTGTTCCGCGGCAACAGTTTTCAGGTCTTCGCCGGGCCTTCGGTGCGATGGGCAATCTTGAATTACGGGCGACTTGAAAACAACGTGCGCGTGCAGGACGCCGCGTTCCAGGCCCTGCTTGGCGAATACGAGAACCTCGTCCTGCGGGCACAGGGTGAAGTGGAGCGAGCATCGGCCGGACTGGTCGGAGCGCAGCGACAGATCGCCCCGCTCACGTCGAGCGTCGAGGCGGCCGCTCGGGCCGTTCGCGTGGCACAGGAACAATACAAGGGCGGCATCGCCGACTACATCCGCGTGCTCGTCGCACAGCAGTTCCTTATCTCCGAGCAGTCGCGGCTGGTCGGCACCCGCGGTGCCGCGGCCCAGAATCTCGTCACGCTTTATCGCGCGCTGGGCGGCGGATGGGAGCTGCGCGAAGGCAAGGACCTCGTGCCCCCTCGCATCAAAGACCAGATGAAGAACCGCACGAACTGGGACGGCATGCTCGACGCGGACCGCTTCGATACGCCCGCCCCGGTGATCGCCCCCTGA
- the ttgG gene encoding Toluene efflux pump periplasmic linker protein TtgG precursor: MGSRYVVLFTSFIILSVGGCTGDKSDKQAALPPPEVHVSKVVVRDVTDYGEYTGRMDATETVDVRSRVTGYLREVAFRDGDEVKKGEVLFQIDPRPFEAALKNAEGQKLQWQARQARAQADVARYEKLVPTGAATAQDLDKVKADLGEATAAIQSAEAEMDQAKLDLEFSRITAPISGQISRALITQGNLVRGNIDLLTTIVTLDPVSVYFNVNERDLLQFRERAKTMSPGGKSLPDLRESKIPVLVGLANEEGYPHGGLIDFADNRVNPSTGTIQSRGELDNAKRIFKPGLFARVRVPVNSIPGAILVSDRAVATDQSQKFVYVVDSQNLAQYRAVKLGRLQDDGLRVVTNGLNPGETVIVTGIQRARPGKPVSPKLMDMPRIGFNEKQIAPTGAATSQPAAERSAAPQPGANPDPTRASAPQH, encoded by the coding sequence ATGGGTTCACGATACGTTGTTCTGTTCACCTCGTTCATCATACTGTCGGTCGGCGGTTGCACCGGCGACAAGTCGGACAAGCAGGCCGCTCTCCCGCCCCCCGAAGTCCACGTCAGCAAGGTCGTCGTTCGAGATGTAACCGACTATGGCGAGTACACCGGCCGCATGGATGCGACCGAAACCGTCGACGTACGGTCGCGCGTGACGGGCTACCTGCGGGAAGTGGCGTTTCGAGACGGCGACGAAGTTAAGAAAGGCGAGGTGCTTTTTCAGATCGACCCGCGGCCTTTCGAAGCAGCCCTCAAGAATGCGGAAGGTCAGAAGCTTCAATGGCAGGCGCGCCAAGCCCGGGCACAGGCCGACGTGGCGCGATATGAGAAGCTCGTCCCGACCGGCGCCGCCACCGCGCAGGACCTCGACAAGGTGAAAGCCGACCTCGGCGAAGCGACGGCCGCGATCCAATCTGCCGAGGCGGAAATGGATCAGGCCAAACTCGACCTCGAGTTCTCCCGCATCACCGCGCCCATCTCGGGCCAGATCTCGCGCGCGTTGATCACGCAAGGCAATCTCGTGCGCGGCAACATCGACCTGCTGACCACCATCGTCACGCTTGACCCGGTCTCGGTGTATTTCAACGTCAACGAGCGCGATCTGCTTCAGTTTCGCGAGCGTGCCAAGACGATGTCGCCCGGAGGCAAGTCGCTTCCCGACCTGCGCGAAAGCAAAATTCCGGTGCTCGTCGGCCTTGCCAACGAAGAGGGATACCCGCACGGCGGACTGATCGACTTTGCGGACAATCGCGTCAATCCCTCGACTGGGACGATTCAATCACGCGGCGAGCTGGACAACGCCAAGCGGATTTTCAAGCCAGGGCTGTTCGCTCGTGTTCGCGTGCCGGTGAACTCCATTCCCGGCGCGATCCTTGTTTCAGACCGCGCCGTCGCCACGGACCAGAGCCAGAAATTTGTCTATGTCGTGGACAGCCAGAACCTGGCGCAATACCGGGCCGTCAAACTCGGCCGCCTACAGGACGACGGCCTGCGCGTCGTGACGAACGGCCTCAATCCAGGCGAGACGGTGATCGTGACGGGGATTCAGCGGGCCCGCCCGGGCAAGCCGGTCTCGCCCAAACTGATGGACATGCCGCGTATCGGCTTCAACGAAAAACAAATCGCCCCAACGGGCGCCGCGACCAGTCAACCGGCGGCGGAACGTTCCGCTGCTCCACAGCCCGGCGCCAATCCTGATCCCACGCGGGCATCCGCGCCCCAGCATTGA
- the acrB gene encoding Multidrug efflux pump subunit AcrB has product MLSRFFIDRPIFASVLSIVITIAGLVSLFVLPVAQYPEITPPTVQVSCMYPGASASVVADTVAAPIEQQVNGVENMLYMSSSCTNDGAYNLTVTFKLGTNLDMAQVLVQNRVSMAMPVLPPEVKAAGVTTKKKSPNVMLVVNLFSPDGRYDQLYLSNYATIQIRDELSRLEGVGDVTYFGQQDYSMRVWLDPEKLAALGLTTNDVIKSLQEQNVQVAAGQIGQQPTERPLDFQYTMNTLGRLTTPEQFGEIVLKSGSQGQVVRVADVARIQLGAKNMDQRCTLDGKPAVGLPVFQLPGSNALDTADRVRTRMAQLKQSFPEGLDYSIVYDTTPFISESIDEVIHALRDAFILVGIVVLVFLQSWRATIIPMVAVPVSLVGTFAVMTLMGFSLNNLSLLGLVLAIGVVVDDAIVVVENVERWIEQGLTPKEASYKSMEEVTVAVIAIAFGLSAVFIPVAFMAGITGQFYRQFALTIATSTLISAFNSLTLSPALAAIILKPKAHGDGHGAGHGDALPKLGIVVLGGLLAFLKLTPLLASMFGLSVGGHGEGGHGATEAPTSSTMLWVLRTVSFAVGCGAGWLLAGTVNRGLAKFFKVFNDGFNRLTNGYAGVVRLAIRGSVVVLLIFGGLLYATYYGLTTVPTGFIPSQDKGYLLANVQLPDAASLDRTNEVVARLEQMIQKVPGVRHTVGVAGQSSLLAMNGSNLGSIYVILDHFENRHAPELYADRIAADIRKLAYINVPEAEVAVFGAPPVDGLGTAGGFKLMVEDRGGQGIHALAEQTENLVARAREERGLVGVFTMFRANTPQLYVDIDRVKCKSNGVALSDVFNTLQTNLGAYYVNDFNQFGRTWQVNAQAESPFRSRPEDVARLQVRNTLGEMVPLGAVATVREITGPMMITRYNMYPAAPINGAPAPGQSSGQAIATIERLAGQEMSRGMAMEWTELTYMEILAGSSAALIFPLCVLFVFLTHSAEYESWALPLAIILIAPLSISFALLGVAMNGIDNNIFVQIGFVVLIGLACKNAVLIVEFAKHEQDHGKSRFDAAVDASRLRLRPILMTSFAFILGVVPLVLAKGAGAEMRTALGIAVFAGMLGVTICGIFITPVFYNVIMWLTERRTGAASSHATPAPATPATEGH; this is encoded by the coding sequence ATGCTCTCCCGATTTTTTATTGATCGACCGATCTTCGCATCGGTGCTCTCGATCGTGATCACGATCGCGGGACTGGTGTCGCTGTTCGTGCTGCCGGTGGCGCAATACCCGGAGATCACGCCCCCCACTGTCCAGGTGTCGTGCATGTATCCCGGCGCGAGCGCGAGCGTCGTCGCCGACACCGTCGCCGCCCCCATCGAGCAGCAGGTCAACGGCGTCGAGAACATGCTCTACATGTCGTCGTCCTGCACCAACGACGGCGCGTACAACCTCACGGTCACCTTCAAGCTCGGCACCAACCTGGACATGGCCCAGGTTTTGGTCCAGAACCGTGTCTCGATGGCCATGCCGGTCCTGCCGCCCGAGGTCAAGGCTGCAGGCGTCACCACGAAGAAAAAATCGCCCAACGTCATGCTCGTCGTGAACTTGTTCTCACCCGACGGGCGATACGACCAGCTCTATTTAAGCAATTACGCGACGATCCAAATCCGCGACGAGCTGTCGCGCCTCGAAGGCGTCGGCGATGTCACCTATTTCGGGCAGCAGGACTACAGCATGCGCGTCTGGCTCGACCCGGAGAAGCTCGCCGCCCTGGGCCTGACCACCAACGACGTGATCAAGTCCCTCCAGGAGCAGAACGTCCAGGTCGCCGCCGGGCAGATCGGCCAGCAACCGACCGAGCGGCCGCTCGACTTCCAGTACACCATGAACACGCTCGGCCGGCTCACGACGCCCGAGCAGTTTGGCGAGATTGTTCTCAAAAGCGGCAGCCAGGGTCAGGTGGTGCGCGTTGCCGACGTGGCGCGAATCCAGCTCGGCGCGAAGAACATGGACCAGCGCTGCACCCTCGACGGAAAGCCAGCCGTCGGGTTGCCCGTCTTCCAATTGCCCGGCTCCAACGCCCTCGACACGGCCGATCGCGTTCGCACGCGCATGGCACAATTGAAACAGAGCTTCCCGGAAGGGCTCGACTATTCCATCGTCTATGACACGACGCCATTCATCAGCGAGTCGATTGACGAGGTCATTCACGCGCTGCGCGATGCGTTCATCCTCGTGGGCATCGTTGTGCTCGTCTTCCTGCAGAGCTGGCGCGCCACGATCATCCCCATGGTCGCCGTGCCCGTGTCGCTGGTGGGCACGTTCGCGGTCATGACGCTGATGGGTTTCTCGCTGAACAACCTCTCGCTGCTGGGCCTGGTTCTGGCCATCGGCGTCGTCGTGGATGACGCGATCGTCGTCGTGGAAAACGTCGAGCGCTGGATCGAGCAGGGTCTGACGCCCAAGGAAGCGTCGTACAAGTCGATGGAAGAAGTAACGGTTGCCGTCATCGCCATCGCATTCGGACTGAGCGCCGTGTTCATTCCCGTTGCCTTCATGGCCGGCATCACGGGCCAGTTCTACCGCCAGTTCGCCCTGACGATTGCGACCTCGACGCTGATCTCCGCCTTCAACTCGCTCACGCTTAGCCCGGCGCTCGCCGCCATCATCCTCAAACCCAAGGCACACGGCGACGGCCACGGCGCGGGCCATGGCGATGCGCTGCCAAAGCTGGGAATCGTCGTGCTCGGCGGACTGCTCGCGTTCCTCAAGCTGACGCCGCTGCTGGCTTCGATGTTCGGCCTGTCGGTCGGCGGGCACGGCGAAGGTGGACATGGCGCGACGGAAGCACCGACAAGCTCCACGATGCTCTGGGTCCTGCGGACCGTGTCATTCGCCGTCGGCTGCGGCGCCGGCTGGCTCCTCGCCGGAACGGTCAACCGCGGCCTTGCGAAGTTCTTCAAGGTGTTCAACGACGGATTCAATCGCCTGACCAATGGCTACGCCGGCGTAGTGCGACTCGCGATTCGCGGCTCGGTCGTGGTCCTGCTGATCTTCGGCGGGTTGCTCTACGCGACGTACTACGGGCTGACAACCGTCCCGACCGGGTTCATTCCATCGCAGGACAAGGGCTATCTGCTTGCCAACGTCCAGCTTCCCGACGCGGCGTCGCTGGATCGCACCAACGAAGTCGTCGCCCGCCTCGAACAGATGATTCAGAAAGTGCCGGGAGTGCGGCACACAGTCGGCGTGGCCGGTCAGTCGTCGCTGCTCGCGATGAACGGCTCCAACCTCGGCTCGATCTATGTCATCCTCGATCACTTCGAGAATCGCCACGCGCCGGAGTTGTACGCCGACCGCATCGCCGCCGACATCCGCAAACTGGCCTATATCAACGTGCCCGAGGCGGAGGTCGCCGTGTTCGGCGCGCCGCCGGTCGACGGCCTCGGAACGGCCGGCGGCTTCAAGCTGATGGTTGAAGATCGCGGCGGACAGGGCATTCACGCGCTCGCCGAACAAACCGAGAACCTCGTGGCTCGGGCGCGCGAAGAGCGCGGGCTGGTCGGCGTCTTCACCATGTTCCGCGCGAACACGCCGCAGTTGTACGTCGACATCGACCGCGTGAAATGCAAGAGCAACGGCGTGGCCTTGAGTGACGTTTTCAACACGCTGCAGACCAATCTCGGCGCGTACTACGTCAACGATTTCAATCAGTTCGGTCGCACGTGGCAGGTCAACGCGCAGGCCGAGTCGCCTTTCCGCTCGCGCCCGGAGGACGTCGCTCGGCTCCAGGTGCGCAACACACTGGGAGAGATGGTCCCCCTTGGTGCTGTCGCCACCGTGCGCGAAATCACGGGGCCAATGATGATCACGCGCTACAACATGTACCCCGCCGCGCCGATCAACGGCGCCCCCGCGCCGGGCCAAAGCTCCGGCCAGGCCATCGCCACCATCGAGCGGCTCGCGGGCCAGGAAATGTCCCGCGGCATGGCCATGGAATGGACCGAACTGACGTACATGGAAATCCTCGCGGGCAGCTCCGCGGCGCTCATCTTCCCGCTTTGTGTGCTGTTCGTCTTCCTCACACACTCGGCCGAATACGAAAGCTGGGCCTTGCCGCTGGCGATCATTCTCATCGCGCCCTTGAGCATCTCCTTCGCCCTCCTCGGGGTGGCGATGAATGGGATCGACAACAACATCTTCGTGCAGATCGGGTTCGTCGTCCTCATCGGTCTGGCCTGCAAAAACGCCGTGCTCATCGTCGAATTCGCCAAGCACGAACAGGATCACGGCAAGTCACGCTTCGACGCGGCCGTCGATGCCTCGCGCCTGCGGCTGCGGCCGATTCTCATGACCTCGTTCGCCTTCATCCTCGGCGTGGTGCCGCTGGTGCTGGCCAAAGGCGCGGGCGCGGAGATGCGCACCGCGCTGGGCATCGCCGTCTTCGCGGGCATGCTCGGCGTCACCATCTGCGGCATCTTCATCACGCCCGTGTTCTACAACGTCATCATGTGGTTGACCGAGCGGCGGACCGGCGCCGCATCGTCGCACGCGACCCCCGCGCCGGCGACTCCTGCTACGGAGGGGCATTGA